The genomic segment AGAGCACTAATTTGCTGCTGCCCATCGCCTGCATTTCCCTGCAGACGGAATTTAAGACAGCACGCAAAAAATTGAGCATGATCAAATTGACAGGAGGCAGACTCTATGTAATTTTTGATCATGCTCAATTTGCTGATGGAGGTCAGTTTCTGAGCAACCGGATGTGAGGCCGGTTTCGTCCGTGAATTCCATTGCGCGGACATCGGGAGGACTATTCGATGACCGAGACTTTAACGACGGCCAATGGCCGGCGAGGCGTTGCGCTCGCCGTGGCGCCAAACGGTGGCCGGCACATGAAAGTAGATCATGCTGCGCTCCCCATCACGCCGATGGAGCTTGCAGACTGTGCCCAGGCCTGCCTGCTCGCGGGAGCCAGCATGATCCACCTTCATGTGCGCAACGAGGCGGGCCGGCATTGTCTTGACGTGCAACGCTACAGGGCTGCGCTGGATGCGGTACGGACGCGGGTAGGCGATCGGCTCATCACCCAGATCACGACGGAATCCCTCGGTTTGTATCAGCCGGTCGACCAGATCGATCTCATTCGTACCCTCCGGCCGGAGGCGTGTTCGATTGCTCTGCGGGAGATCGCCCCGGATGCGGCGCATGAGATCGGATTTGCATCGCTTCTGGAATGGATGCGACGCGAGCGCGTGTTTCCGCAGATCATTTTGTACGATGCAACCGATGTGGTTCGATTGCAGGGGATGCGCCAGAGGGGACTTATTCCAGCGTCTGATATCCCGGTCCTCTTCGTGCTCGGACGTTATACGGCCGGTCAGCAATCTGCACCCGGAGATCTGCGCCAATTCATGGCAGTGGCGCGGCAGTCTCCCTTTGCGCACTGGACAGTCTGCGCTTTCGGTCGCGACGAGGCGGCCTGCGCAGTTGCGGCGGCGCTGCTGGGCGGTCACGTCCGCGTCGGCTTCGAGAACAACTTTCACCTGCCAGATGGCACGGTCGCAGCTGAAAATGCGGACTTGCTTCGCCCGGTTGCGGGAGCGTTGCAACATCTTGGACGCACTCTCGAAACGGCCGAAAGCCAGCGCGCCGCCTTGGAAGCGATCTGGTGATGGTGGCGAAAACCGAAACGAATGGAGAATTGTCGATGCCGATCACAGTGCAGGCCGGTGGAGAACTTGCCGGACCACGATCATTGGAAAACGCCAAGGAGTGGATGCGCGATCGTCTCGCCAAACGTATCCATCCCTTGGGATTGACCGATCCGCAGGCGACTCTCGACACCATTGAGTCGCTGCGTGGTCTGGACGGCGACAGCTGGGCAAGCGCCTGGATCGGTACTGCCAATCGCTTTCTCGAGAAGGCCGAAACGCAGATGGCGGAAGGAAACACGGCCGCGGCCCGTGACGCTTATTATCAGGCCTACGGTTTCTTTTTCCTGGGCCGTTTTCCTTGTCCGAACCATCCCGCCAAGGAAGAGGCCTATCGCCTGGAACTCGCGGCCTATGAGAAGTTCGGCGCGCTTGCCGAGCCGCCAATCGTGCCGGTCGTAGTGCCGTTCGAGGCGGAAAACGCGCTTTCCAACGAGATCCGCTTCTATCTTCGCAAACCTGAGGGTGTGGAAAAGCCGCCGGTCCTGATCATG from the Rhizobium rhizoryzae genome contains:
- a CDS encoding BKACE family enzyme codes for the protein MTETLTTANGRRGVALAVAPNGGRHMKVDHAALPITPMELADCAQACLLAGASMIHLHVRNEAGRHCLDVQRYRAALDAVRTRVGDRLITQITTESLGLYQPVDQIDLIRTLRPEACSIALREIAPDAAHEIGFASLLEWMRRERVFPQIILYDATDVVRLQGMRQRGLIPASDIPVLFVLGRYTAGQQSAPGDLRQFMAVARQSPFAHWTVCAFGRDEAACAVAAALLGGHVRVGFENNFHLPDGTVAAENADLLRPVAGALQHLGRTLETAESQRAALEAIW